The stretch of DNA AACCTTGCTTTCCAACTTCACCTGTTTCGGGGTGATAGAAATCAGAACCGTAGTTGTCGGTCCATTGGTAATTCCATTGCTCGGCCACAAACGAAGTCACGCGCGTGGCTGTGTCGTGATCCACAGGGAAGTTGAAATGGACCCGAAGTTCGCCGGGATGGACTTCGCAGTGCGTGATCATTCGCACTGGTTTGCCAGTGTAGCGGACTCGATAGATGCCTCCGTCGGCCAAGTCTCCTCTTCCGTTGTCGTTCCAACCATTGAGTCCGGTCACGTAGAGTTGTCCGTCGACGGGGTTGACGCGTCCTCGCATGATGCCGGTTTCAAAGTCATGTGGGAATTGCACCAAAGCGGCTTGGCTTAGGCCGTCCACTTCTTGCGTCATCAGGTAAAATAAACGTCCCTGGCCGAAGCTCGTATGCAGCAATCGCCCGGCCAAGGGACCAAACCGGTCATCTTCTACGACAACCTGGCCGCCCGACGAATTGTCGACCTCCTGGGGCATCCAAATCAGTGGTGGATCAAAGGACTTTGGCGGAACAACTTTGCGGTGATCAATTCTGCCTCCGTCCGGTGCCCACGCGCCGCCACCTTGGTTCTGGATGTAGCCGTAGAAGCCTCCGCGTTTGACCAAGTTGATTTTCGAAGCTGGCATCCAAGTGCCTTGGTTATCGCTGACGGTCAGTCGATCATCGGGCAGTATTCCTAATCCGTTAGGCGTTCGCAGTCCCGTGCAAATCACTTCGCGAGTTTTCCCGTCGGCGGAAACTTTAACGATCGCCCCAGGCAGCTTGTAGTCCGTGTACTGCCCACTCTTGGCATAGTAGAAATTGCCTTCTGTATCGGTTTGCAAATCAAAGTTGAATGCGTGAAAGAAGGTCGAGACGTCGGTGTCTGCACTGAAGCTTTCATAAAAGTCGGCTTCGCCATCTTGGTTGAGGTCATGCAGTCGCACTAGCCGGTCTCGGCAGGTGACATAAATCAACCCATCAACCACTTTGATCCCAAAGGGTTCGAACATGCCGCCCGCATACCGCTTCCATCGCACGTTCAGCAAGTTATCGTCAACACCCGAGACAATCCAAACGTCACCCCCGACCGTCGCCACCGCCATTCGTCCGTCGGGAAAGAAGTCGATCGCCGACGTTCGGAACCATGTATTCCATGGTGTTGATTCTGGGATAGAGATGGTGTCGACGGCATAGGCACCGGATTGAAAGCCTCGGTAACCGATCGTTTCAAAACGTTCAGGCCAACGCAGATCTCCGCCAGCAATCATCGATGTCGGTCTGTTTTCCAAAAGAGACAATTCTTTGGTTGGTAACAACGCACCGCCGAATCGAATGATGTCGATCTCTCGCGTTACTTCACCCGCAGGGATTTTCACGACCCACCGTTGTTGGTGATCCAACTCAAGCGTCACCTCATCGATGTCGCCCTTCAGCAAAGGACGTGCGCGGCCGAGCGCCGATTTTCCCACTGCAAGAACCAATGCGTTTCCAGCATGGACGGTCAATGAATGACGAACCGCCGTCTGGTTCGCCAGAGTCGATGGAGATTCGAGAATTTCACGGTTGTCGATCGAATAGCTTAAGACGATCTTGTCGCCACAAAGAAAGTGCCCGTGATAGTTAAGCCACTGTTCGGGCAGGGGGCCACGCGGCAACAGATCCTTTGTTGCGTAATCTAGCGAACCGTCGTGTCCCCATTGCCAAAGATCAAGCGTTTCGATGGTCTCGCCTCGCGGGTGAGGGTAGCCTTCGCCACGACCTCGTTTGTGCTGAGTTTGATCGACATCCAAGAAACCTCCTGACCAGATGGCAGCTTGATCCATCGTGTGCAGGTCGTAGGCGATGGACATGTCGCCTAACTTGATGGTCAACGCGCTATTCACGTCGCGTCCCAACTGCGATGCCAAGGCTGGGCCGTAATCACGATCGGGATCGAGCTTGAAGTCACCCATGTCCGTCCCTTGGGGCAGTCCCTTAAAGTACTCGGGCGTGACCAAGAAGTAGTCTGGGTTTAAACCCTTCATGAACCGATTGCGAATGTAAGCGACCACTTCGTAGCGTTCTCGTGGTGACAACGCCGAAGCAGCGGCCATCAAGCCGTTGCCATGCGAAAGTGTTTTGAACATGCTGTGCGGATCAGAACCGAATTTTAGTTTCTGAGTACCGAATGCCCGAGCCGTGGCCAATGATGGAGTGTTCCCATCCTTGCCATGGCACTGGTAGCAAGTCGATTCGTAGATCTGTTTGCCGCGATTGAGTTTCCTGTTTTCCACCTGCCGAATGATCTTGGCGTGATCGAGATTGATAGTGTCATCTTTGGGGATCAATTGCTCGGGTGTCGGCTTTAGTTCGTCGGCACGCTTGCGACCACCTTCGTGAATCGCAAAAAGGTAGCTGAGTAAGTCAAGGAATTCGCGTGGGGATTTGAGCGTCGCCACCAAGCCCGCGGGCATCATTGAAACGTTGGAACGATTTCGTGCATCGATATCCTCTTTAAGGATTGTAATGCTGGCGTGCAGGTTTGACGCGTCTCGTAAAACGATTTGATTGTCGTCTTCCGATACCATCATTCCGGATTGAACATCCCCATCGACGGTGACCAATTGGATGGTTTCAAAACACTTTCGAATGGACTTCGATGGGTGCAGCAGCGATTCGACGAGATGAACGTCGGATATTTCGTCCCCCAGACGCGTCAAGTCTGGCCCAAGTGGGGACGGCCCATCACCGGTCACGTGACACTTAGCGCACGCCGCCGCTGAAGCATAGAAGACGATCGCCCCGCGTTTTGGGTTCCCTCGTAGTCGCGCCTCATTAGCAATTTCGATGGAATCCACCGATTCAAACACCTCTTGCAGCGTTGCCGTTTGAGCGAAGGCAGGGGAAGCAAGTAAGGCACTGATTAACGTGCACAAAAAAACAAAGGTGCGGGACATTAGCGATCCAAGAGAATGAACGTTGTAGCTGAGCATGCGGGGTAAGGTTTGGAGAATCTTGATGTTTTAAAACTATTGATTGCCGGTGGTTCTTTTGACCGCAATGCCGAACATCGCATTGTTGGCGCGGTCGCCATCCGCTTGCGGCGGACCAAGTTCAACGATACCGGCTGCATCGACACGCCTAGTCCACACTGAGTAAGGAACATAGATGCCGCCTTCGCTGTCGGGCTCGATGCCGTGAGCTAGAGGGCTCACTGGACGCCAAGGCCCGCTGCGTAGTTTGAGTTCTGTCTTACGGAAATTTTCCTTTAACCAAGCCGAGGGCTTTCTGCGTTGATCTTGCATGACGTAGATGTCGGCTGGTCCGGCAAGTTGCAACGAAATGGTCAGCGACTGTTCTCGCCGGTCGATATGGAAAGGGCATACGACATCTGCGTTGATCAATTCGGAAGGGAAATCTTCGCCTTTTGCCGCTTGCCAAACCACGTCGCGACGAGGAGTTGACGCGTGTGTTGTATAGGCGATGGTCCCGTCACGCATGCCGCCGGCAATGATTCCATAGAATCGGTGGAACCCATCGGTGTCTGCATTGTCCGATACATCGACGACGATCGAGGAGGTGTCGCTCGCAGATAGCCCGAGTTTTTCTTGCGACAACCAAACGGCAGACAGTCGACGCGGTTGTTGACCTTTGCGAAGTCGGACGCCTTCGCCTTCCAAGACGTTGAGCGGACCTCGCGCGCTAGCATTGCCATCAGATTTAACTTTCACCTTGCCGTCGAAGACCGCGAGACTTGCTTCGTCTCCTTTGACATCGACGCCAAACCGAGTGCCAAGGTCGACGATTTCGCCGTGATCGGTAACGATCGTAAAGCCGTGCCCCGATTCACCAATGTCCGCGTTGACTCGTCCTCGGGCAATTCGCAGACGCATCGGAGATTCAAAAGTTGCATCCATAGGACCAGATAAATCAAGGGCGATGCCGCTTTCCAATCGAACTTGGATTGCACCGGACGTCAACTGAATCCGATTTAGCGCGATCCAATCGCCAGTTTTGATGTCGGAATCGAAATCCACCCATTGAACTGAATCCAGTGAAACTACTTCAAGCGGTATGGTTGCGGCCGACGCGCCGGAGCCGGTAACTGACTTAAACCAGAAGAGGCCGACGATCAAGAGCGCAGCAGCGGCGATCGCAATCATCAAGCTAGTCGTTTTCAACGACGATTGTCGCATCACGACGCTGTTAGCGGATGCCAAGTGCTCAGAACTCATCGCATCGAATTCCGAATCTGAAATCGCTGCGACGTCAGAGATTGCCGAGTCTACATTCATGTACTCGACGAAATTGCGTCGGAAATGCGCGTCCGAGCGAAGAGCTGATTCAAGTCTTTGCAACGATTCTGCATCGATAGTTCCGCTAGCGTAGTCGGCAATTAGCATTTGCCTTTCGGATGGGCGACTCACGACAACCCCTCCAATTGAAGAGTTCGTCGTGTGCATTCAACCAACTGCAAACGAATCCGATGCAACCATTGGTAGAACGCATTCACCGTTCGACCGCTTTGTTTTGCAACCTGCTGCATATCGGCCTGAGGTGCATAAGCCGCTAGGACAAGTTGTCGATGGGGAGTTGGTAGCTTTTCAAGGCAGCCATCGAGTGCATCTCGCTGGGCGGCGAGTTTTGCTTCATTGTGAGCGGACTCGTCGACTACCACCTTGATCACATCAACGGAAAGCACATGTCGATCACGACCGGTATCTCGCAGCCATCCGAGTGCTTCGTAACGCGCCACGCGAAAGGCCCATTTGCGAAATCCATCGAGATCCTCGAGTTCATCGAACTTTCGCCATAGCACGAGTGCGACCCCCTGCATGACATCGGAAGTATCCTGACGAGTCGGAACCATGCGACGAACGAATGCCCGAATCGCCGCTTCGTTCTCGGTGAACAGCGCCAGGAATGTCTCGTGTTTGTCCGCAGTTTTGTCTTTCATGCAACTACACTCCACTAATCCAAGCGGTCTTACGAAGAAAACCTAGAAAACTTGGGTGTTAAACCGACAAGCCGCCGACGATCGGCGACCTCTTCCCGGCAAGAAGGGCAAGTAGACCTTGCGGATAAGCATCTTCACATCCTGTTCTAGCTGCGTGCTCACGTTGCACATTCAGGACACTTACTCCGGCGTTTCAAATGAATGCCAACGCGGTTAAAGAAAGCGAATTGCTGAATGAAACGGTCAAGTGACGTTCTCCAAGATAGGTGTTGTGGCGGCATTTTTAAACGATCGAGGACAACGGCAACGCGAACGCAACGTAAGGCATTTGATTTGCTGAAATTTACTTTGCAATCGTTGTGTTATGTCTACAAGCCGACTGGAGAGTGTTTTTAGTCACGTAGCTCAGTTCCCGTCTCTCACGAATCGGGTAGGGGATTCAGCGGATTCGTTTGGGCGTTGCGATCGTTCAGTCAGAGGGAACCCAGTTCAGCACCGACGACATTTCTGTTTCGCCTTCGACGTTGTTGCTGGGACTCCGCCGCCGCTTGGTGAACTCTATCGGTTAAGGATGTGTCGATAGGCGGTCAAGTAGGCTTCGGCCATCCTGTCAATTGAGAACCGTTTTTCGACAGCACGGCGAACGGCGGAGCGATCGATCTCGTCGATTCGTTCGATCGCTTCTTCCGCTTCTTCCATGCTATCGACTAGAAATCCGGTGACACCATGCTCGATCAACTCTGGCATTGATCCGCGTCGTGATGCTATGACGGGAGTTCCGCACGCCATCGCCTCAATGACGGAGAGCCCAAAGGGTTCGTCGAAGTTGATCAGGTGCAAAAGGGCCCTGGCATTGCCCAGCGCATCAAGTCTTTGTGTTCCACCCACTGCGCCATGGTAAGTCATGTGCACACCGTCGTTCGCAGGCTCTACATGCGATTGATAGTACTGGCGGTCCTGCACGATACCATACATGTGGAGATGTCGTCCGCTGCGACGTGCAACCGCGATCGCTTCCGCAGCACCCTTGTCGGGGTGAATTCGACCAAAGAAAAGCAAGTCATCACCAAGCTTCGGATTGAATGGGAAGTCGCTGATGAGAATCCCGTGATGAATGGTGGCCGCGTATCGCAAGCTGGGGTGGCGATCGGAATCGCTGATCGCGATGAAGTGAACCACGTCCTGGTATTCGAGATACATCGGCAGAATACGATCCGATGAAAAGCCATGAATCGTTGTGACGATCGGTGTGTCTATTAGTCGGGCAAAGGCGTGGGCAGGGAAGTCCGCTTGGTTATGTATTAAATCAAATTGGTCTGCTTGTTCAAACAGGTGCGCGAGGTGTCGGAACTCCCAGACTTTCGCGTCGATGGAAGCGTCGTCGCCATAGGGTGCCGGAACCACTCCGTCGAGCGTTCCGGATGTTTCACTATCAAGCGTTGCGAAGAGGGTCACGTCCACGCCTCGCTTCACCAGCGCCTCGGTCAACAGACTCGTAACAAGTTCCCATGGTCCGTAAGCTCTCGGTGGAGTTCGCCACGCAATGGGGGCCAACATTGCAATTCGCATTCTAGGACTACTTTCTTAGTTGCAGGACAAGGCCTTCGTTCGGCGCGAGCGTTCCATTGAGTGGCCGAGGTGTCGTCGTCGAACACAGTAATTTGCCAATGACAGTATCTTTGGGCGTTGGCAGAGTCTGGGTTTGGTCGCCAAGATTCAGAACAATTAGCAGTTGCTGATTGTCATGCTGTCGCACAAAGGAAAGCACGTCACCGGACGATTCAACTCGCAGCAATGCGCCGATTGCCAATGCCGGGTAGCTTCGCCGGAGCGAAAGCAATGTTCGGTACAGGGTGAGAAGCGATCGAGGATCTTGGCCTTGTACCGCAACATTCCGTTCACGCCAATCGTTGCCTAGCGGAAGCCAAGGTTCGGCCGTGCTAAACCCGGCGTGTGCTGAACGGTCCCACGGCATGGGCGTGCGGGAACGATCGCGACCGATTCCGAGTTTGGGTTGCTGCAGATCCTGAGGGTCTCGAACTCGATCAAGAGGGATATGCACGTCACCGATGCCAATCTCGTCGCCTTGGTAGAGCGTCGGAGTACCGCGAAGGGTTAACAACAGCATGGCTGCAACTCTGGCTTGAGCATTGCCAACCCGCGCCGCAATGCGAGGTGCATCATGATTGCCAATGACCCAGTTGGGCCATCCGAATGCGGGAAGTGATGCTTCGTAGTTTGTAATCAATCGGCATAGGGACGCTGCATTCCAATCGTTTTCGATTATCTGGAAATTGACCGGAAGATGCACCTGAGGACGATCTGCGGTTCCAAACCAGCGAGCGAGACGATCGTTCGGCAAACTGATCTCGCCGATCAAAACTCGGTCGCCATAGCTGTCAGCCAAGGCTCGGAACTCTGCGGCAATCTCATGAGCTTCCTGTTGATCAGTCGAGTGCAACTGAATGAGTCGATCTCGCTCAGTGCGGTCGGGTGTCCAATGGGGGTTGATCGGGTTGTCTCGTAGTTTCGCGTCTTTGACGATGTGCCAAAGGACGTCCATACGGAAGCCGTCGACGCCTCGATCCAGCCAAAATCGCAGTACTCCCATCATCGCTTTGCGTAATTCGGGGTGACGCCAATTGAGATCGGGTTGCTGAGGAAGAAACGCGTGCAAATAGTACTGCTGCGTCGTCGCGTCCCACTGCCATGATGAGCCTCCGAAATCACTTATCCAATTATTGGGTGGGCCTCCGCTAGAAGAAGGATCACGCCAAATATACCAGTCTCGTTTGGGGTTCTTGCGAGACGATCGGCTCTCGATGAACCAAGGGTGTTGATCTGATGAATGATTGGGGACAAAATCGAGCAGAAGTTTGATGCCGCTAGCATGAACAGCATTTAGCAACTGATCAAACTCATCCAGATCACCGAATATTGGATCAATGTCACGGTAGTCGGCTACGTCATAGCCGAAATCGGCCATTGGGGAAGGGTAGATCGGGGACAACCAGATCGCATCGATCCCAAGACTCACAAGATAGTCCAGTCGTTTTTCGATACCGGCAAGGTCGCCCACCCCGTCCGCATTGCTGTCCTGGAACGAACGGGGATAGATCTGGTAGATCACGCCCGATTCCCACCAGCAAGACTTGTTTGGAATTGGGGGGGGTATTTTCATCGGTTATCGTTCCGCAAATGAATGGACGCAGCGGCAGGACGCAAGCAATCTTCGATTGCCCGGTACCGGACTGCTAACGCTGCTCCGGTAGACCCCGACTCACTAATCGAATGACCTCGTTTACTTAAGTCATAGAAGCCAGCAGGTCTTTGACTTCGATGGTGGCAAATGTTGTCGCGTAGTCAGACATCGCGTAAGGGATGATGAGATGGTCTTGATGAATGATTGAACCACAGGTGTAGACCACATTAGGCACATAACCTTCTCGCTCGACTTCATTGGGAGTGATCAAAGGTTCGCTTAATCTTGCGATGACTTTAGATGGATCATCTAAATCCAAAAGCATTGCTCCGATGCAGTACTTACGCATCGGACCCACACCATGAGTGAGAACGAGCCATCCGACTTCGGTTTCGATCGGCGAGCCACAGTTGCCCATTTGTACGTATTCCCAAGGTTTCGCCGGCTTAATAATCAACTCGCTAGTGTGCCAAAAATAGAGCATGTCGGAATACATCAAGAAAAGATGCTCGCCATCCTGGCGGCCTAGCATCGCATAGTGACCATTGATTTTCCGCGGGAACAATGCCATGCCCTTGTTGGCAACGGCGGGGCCATTGAGGGTGTGCATCTTGAAACGAAGGAAGTCCTTCGTTTCCAATAGTTGAGGCAATACTAGTTGTCCGTCGTAAGCGCTGTAGGTTGCGTAGTATCGACTCTCGCCATCTTCGTCTTGAAAGTGCACGAATCGTGCGTCTTCGATCCCGTTACTTTCCGTGGGGCTGAATGGGAAAATCACTCGTTCGGACAACTCGTGATCGGGCGTGTATTGGATTTCATAATTAGATTTGGCTAACATCACGACGCGATCGACTAAGGGAGCGAGTTCGCTGTGAATCGAGCGATGTTCACGCAGCGAAGCCTGCAATCGTGTTTCAAGTTCTTCCAGCGTGAATTCTTCAGATAGCGACGCAAGAACTTCGTATGTGTAAGTATTTCCGAGGCCGAGTTCGATGAGTTTGCGACGAAAGAGATCGTTCTCGTAGCAGGAGTCAGGGACGAATCGCGGTGTCGTGACAAACCGCACTGGTTCATCGATGTCGATCTTCAAGTTTCGGCTGATCGTTCCGCTGCGAAATACAATTGAAGAGATGTGTCCTTCCCCGACCGCTCGCAGACTCATGGCAAATCGCCGGGAGCCCGCAGGTAAATTGGATTGGTCGGGGTGCCATACGATCGAAGGATTGAACAACGCTGCCGATTCCAGAGCGTATTCTTGGGTGAAGTAAGCCCCCAGTAGCAGACGCCGGTTTTCGCTTAACGGTGTATCGGTGAGAAGATGATGTTTGAGATGTTGGAATCTGCGTTCAAAGTAGGCTTTGGGTCTCTGGTGACGCCCATGGAACTCTTTTAGAACGCCAGCAAGTTGTTGATCGACCTGTGCTTCTGACAGTGTGCAGACGCGTCCGATGACGCGCAACACCCGGTCATCGCCCGGGGGCTGGAACGGTCGCAACACGACTCGTTGTTTATTTGGCGAGAGAACGATTCCGGTTCGTTTGATTGGCAAGTGTGTTCAGTGAGTAGGGTGGGAGGTAACGCGCATCATAGCATTGAGGCCACGCATTTCAGCGAGTGAGAGTAGGAACGCGAGCGTTGACTCGGCACCCTGGTTTTCGTTGACTTGGTTCTCCATCAGGCCGTCAAAGCAACCTCCTGTTGATGGATCGTAGATTGGTTGGCCGAGATCATTGCGGCCTAAGAACCAATCAAATGCCAAGTGAGCTTGTTCGGACCAGAAGTTGTCTTTGCTGAGTGCAAAGGCTTCGATCGAAGCTGAGACCATCGCATGGGCCTCGATGGCTTGTTGGTCAAATATCGCGGTCACTACGCCTTCGCGGCTGAAGCCATTCGAGCCGATTGGACGGAACCTGCCTTGCGGCGAAAGCTGTTTTTCGGCAAGCCAATGCAATGACTTCAGCCCAATATCCGCCACATGATGATCGTCGAACCAGTGACCGTGTGTGATCAGTGCCTGTGATAGCTTCGCGTTGTTGTAAGTCGCGGTCACTTCAAACCAAGGCCAATCGGCCGTTGCAGTGGCTTCGTACATTTCAGTAAGCCGGCTTGCCAGTAGCTGACTCATTGTCGCAGCAATTCGATCACCGGTGTAGCGGCGCAAGTACTCATGAATGCCGATGATACCTAGCGCCCAGGTTCTTGGTGAGGTCGTTTGCTCACAGGTTGGAAGCGCTTGATGGAAAACGTCTCGAGCCCAGGCAACCAAACCCGCGTTGCGTGATCGGCCGATGCACGTCCCCAACGCCCACAAGGCGCGGCCCTGTGAATCGTCCGATCCGTCGTTCTCTAGCCACTGTCGATCAAATCCTAAGAAGTTTCGGAACCGGCCTGTGTCTCGATTGAACGCGTTGTTGAGAAAAGCGGCATAGCGTGATGCCAAAGAACGCACGTCGGCCGAATCCTTGCCTTGTTCTTCGAGCAAGACGGTCAGGATCAATGCCCGTGCGTTGTCGTCCGTGCAATAGCCATGGGCATGATCAGGAATGGTGTAGTTGGCGTGCTGAATGACGCCGGTGGAATCACTCAAGTGTTGCAAGTGGTCGAGTTGCATCTGCGGCAACGCCAATGGTTGCTCATCGAGCGTGCGGACGGCCAGTGGTTTTAACGATGACGTTCGATGACTTCGTGCCCGATTGAACGAGTCAAGGTACAACTGAGAAACGTGATCCCATGTCATGCTGCGACCTAATTGGTAGGCTTGCTTTCGCATCGCCAACCGCCGATCGTCGTCGTCAAGCAACCCAATCACCTCCCGAGCAATCGCGGATGAATCCGCAAATGGGACAAGCGTACCGCGTCCGTCAGCGAGCAGTTCTTCAGCGTGCCAGTAAGGTGTAGAGATTACTGCTTGGCCACAACCGAACGCATAGGCCAGCGTTCCCGAGACAGCCTGTTGAACGTTTAGATAAGGAGTGATGTATAAATCAGCGGCACCGATGAACTCTGTCAGTTCCTCTAATTCAACAAACCGATTGTAAAAGCTGACATGCTTGGAAACGCCGAGTTCCTTGGCCATCCGTTCCAGGCTAATCCGATACCGTTCCCCTTGGTCGCGAACCAAGCTGGGGTGTGTCGCACCGAGGACGATGTAAATAAATTCTGGAAATCTGGTGACGATATCCGGGATTGCTTTCAATACATGTTCGATGCCCTTTCCAGGTGAAAGCAACCCGAAAGTGAGCGCGACGGGTTTGTTTTCGACTCCGAACTGTTCTTTTAAAACACTTTGATCTGTTTCGGGGGCGTCCGGGATTCCGTGCGCGATTAAGTCCACCTGTTCCTCGTCGACTGAGTACGTGTTGAACAACGTTTGTCGACATCGTTCGGTCATCACCACCAGCCTTGTTGATAGCCGTATAAGCTGCATCATCACAGCGCGTTGAG from Rubripirellula amarantea encodes:
- a CDS encoding glycosyltransferase family 4 protein, with the protein product MTTPNLLKIAFVGDYLPRKCGIATFTHDLRIAVSKESCAECIVVAMDDVHGGYAYEDEVQFQVDDQELEEYRSAADFLNFSNVDVISLQHEFGIYGGPGGSHILALLQDVRMPVITTLHTVLSEPSQTQRAVMMQLIRLSTRLVVMTERCRQTLFNTYSVDEEQVDLIAHGIPDAPETDQSVLKEQFGVENKPVALTFGLLSPGKGIEHVLKAIPDIVTRFPEFIYIVLGATHPSLVRDQGERYRISLERMAKELGVSKHVSFYNRFVELEELTEFIGAADLYITPYLNVQQAVSGTLAYAFGCGQAVISTPYWHAEELLADGRGTLVPFADSSAIAREVIGLLDDDDRRLAMRKQAYQLGRSMTWDHVSQLYLDSFNRARSHRTSSLKPLAVRTLDEQPLALPQMQLDHLQHLSDSTGVIQHANYTIPDHAHGYCTDDNARALILTVLLEEQGKDSADVRSLASRYAAFLNNAFNRDTGRFRNFLGFDRQWLENDGSDDSQGRALWALGTCIGRSRNAGLVAWARDVFHQALPTCEQTTSPRTWALGIIGIHEYLRRYTGDRIAATMSQLLASRLTEMYEATATADWPWFEVTATYNNAKLSQALITHGHWFDDHHVADIGLKSLHWLAEKQLSPQGRFRPIGSNGFSREGVVTAIFDQQAIEAHAMVSASIEAFALSKDNFWSEQAHLAFDWFLGRNDLGQPIYDPSTGGCFDGLMENQVNENQGAESTLAFLLSLAEMRGLNAMMRVTSHPTH
- a CDS encoding glycoside hydrolase family 130 protein, producing the protein MPIKRTGIVLSPNKQRVVLRPFQPPGDDRVLRVIGRVCTLSEAQVDQQLAGVLKEFHGRHQRPKAYFERRFQHLKHHLLTDTPLSENRRLLLGAYFTQEYALESAALFNPSIVWHPDQSNLPAGSRRFAMSLRAVGEGHISSIVFRSGTISRNLKIDIDEPVRFVTTPRFVPDSCYENDLFRRKLIELGLGNTYTYEVLASLSEEFTLEELETRLQASLREHRSIHSELAPLVDRVVMLAKSNYEIQYTPDHELSERVIFPFSPTESNGIEDARFVHFQDEDGESRYYATYSAYDGQLVLPQLLETKDFLRFKMHTLNGPAVANKGMALFPRKINGHYAMLGRQDGEHLFLMYSDMLYFWHTSELIIKPAKPWEYVQMGNCGSPIETEVGWLVLTHGVGPMRKYCIGAMLLDLDDPSKVIARLSEPLITPNEVEREGYVPNVVYTCGSIIHQDHLIIPYAMSDYATTFATIEVKDLLASMT
- a CDS encoding DUF6797 domain-containing protein — translated: MSRTFVFLCTLISALLASPAFAQTATLQEVFESVDSIEIANEARLRGNPKRGAIVFYASAAACAKCHVTGDGPSPLGPDLTRLGDEISDVHLVESLLHPSKSIRKCFETIQLVTVDGDVQSGMMVSEDDNQIVLRDASNLHASITILKEDIDARNRSNVSMMPAGLVATLKSPREFLDLLSYLFAIHEGGRKRADELKPTPEQLIPKDDTINLDHAKIIRQVENRKLNRGKQIYESTCYQCHGKDGNTPSLATARAFGTQKLKFGSDPHSMFKTLSHGNGLMAAASALSPRERYEVVAYIRNRFMKGLNPDYFLVTPEYFKGLPQGTDMGDFKLDPDRDYGPALASQLGRDVNSALTIKLGDMSIAYDLHTMDQAAIWSGGFLDVDQTQHKRGRGEGYPHPRGETIETLDLWQWGHDGSLDYATKDLLPRGPLPEQWLNYHGHFLCGDKIVLSYSIDNREILESPSTLANQTAVRHSLTVHAGNALVLAVGKSALGRARPLLKGDIDEVTLELDHQQRWVVKIPAGEVTREIDIIRFGGALLPTKELSLLENRPTSMIAGGDLRWPERFETIGYRGFQSGAYAVDTISIPESTPWNTWFRTSAIDFFPDGRMAVATVGGDVWIVSGVDDNLLNVRWKRYAGGMFEPFGIKVVDGLIYVTCRDRLVRLHDLNQDGEADFYESFSADTDVSTFFHAFNFDLQTDTEGNFYYAKSGQYTDYKLPGAIVKVSADGKTREVICTGLRTPNGLGILPDDRLTVSDNQGTWMPASKINLVKRGGFYGYIQNQGGGAWAPDGGRIDHRKVVPPKSFDPPLIWMPQEVDNSSGGQVVVEDDRFGPLAGRLLHTSFGQGRLFYLMTQEVDGLSQAALVQFPHDFETGIMRGRVNPVDGQLYVTGLNGWNDNGRGDLADGGIYRVRYTGKPVRMITHCEVHPGELRVHFNFPVDHDTATRVTSFVAEQWNYQWTDNYGSDFYHPETGEVGKQGLPIESVSISENSQTISLKTRSLRPVNQLHLHIDVLDTNGNPFNEDVYWTIHSIPNE
- a CDS encoding FecR domain-containing protein; amino-acid sequence: MSRPSERQMLIADYASGTIDAESLQRLESALRSDAHFRRNFVEYMNVDSAISDVAAISDSEFDAMSSEHLASANSVVMRQSSLKTTSLMIAIAAAALLIVGLFWFKSVTGSGASAATIPLEVVSLDSVQWVDFDSDIKTGDWIALNRIQLTSGAIQVRLESGIALDLSGPMDATFESPMRLRIARGRVNADIGESGHGFTIVTDHGEIVDLGTRFGVDVKGDEASLAVFDGKVKVKSDGNASARGPLNVLEGEGVRLRKGQQPRRLSAVWLSQEKLGLSASDTSSIVVDVSDNADTDGFHRFYGIIAGGMRDGTIAYTTHASTPRRDVVWQAAKGEDFPSELINADVVCPFHIDRREQSLTISLQLAGPADIYVMQDQRRKPSAWLKENFRKTELKLRSGPWRPVSPLAHGIEPDSEGGIYVPYSVWTRRVDAAGIVELGPPQADGDRANNAMFGIAVKRTTGNQ
- a CDS encoding glycosyltransferase family 4 protein translates to MLAPIAWRTPPRAYGPWELVTSLLTEALVKRGVDVTLFATLDSETSGTLDGVVPAPYGDDASIDAKVWEFRHLAHLFEQADQFDLIHNQADFPAHAFARLIDTPIVTTIHGFSSDRILPMYLEYQDVVHFIAISDSDRHPSLRYAATIHHGILISDFPFNPKLGDDLLFFGRIHPDKGAAEAIAVARRSGRHLHMYGIVQDRQYYQSHVEPANDGVHMTYHGAVGGTQRLDALGNARALLHLINFDEPFGLSVIEAMACGTPVIASRRGSMPELIEHGVTGFLVDSMEEAEEAIERIDEIDRSAVRRAVEKRFSIDRMAEAYLTAYRHILNR
- a CDS encoding alpha-amylase family glycosyl hydrolase; protein product: MKIPPPIPNKSCWWESGVIYQIYPRSFQDSNADGVGDLAGIEKRLDYLVSLGIDAIWLSPIYPSPMADFGYDVADYRDIDPIFGDLDEFDQLLNAVHASGIKLLLDFVPNHSSDQHPWFIESRSSRKNPKRDWYIWRDPSSSGGPPNNWISDFGGSSWQWDATTQQYYLHAFLPQQPDLNWRHPELRKAMMGVLRFWLDRGVDGFRMDVLWHIVKDAKLRDNPINPHWTPDRTERDRLIQLHSTDQQEAHEIAAEFRALADSYGDRVLIGEISLPNDRLARWFGTADRPQVHLPVNFQIIENDWNAASLCRLITNYEASLPAFGWPNWVIGNHDAPRIAARVGNAQARVAAMLLLTLRGTPTLYQGDEIGIGDVHIPLDRVRDPQDLQQPKLGIGRDRSRTPMPWDRSAHAGFSTAEPWLPLGNDWRERNVAVQGQDPRSLLTLYRTLLSLRRSYPALAIGALLRVESSGDVLSFVRQHDNQQLLIVLNLGDQTQTLPTPKDTVIGKLLCSTTTPRPLNGTLAPNEGLVLQLRK
- a CDS encoding sigma-70 family RNA polymerase sigma factor; translation: MKDKTADKHETFLALFTENEAAIRAFVRRMVPTRQDTSDVMQGVALVLWRKFDELEDLDGFRKWAFRVARYEALGWLRDTGRDRHVLSVDVIKVVVDESAHNEAKLAAQRDALDGCLEKLPTPHRQLVLAAYAPQADMQQVAKQSGRTVNAFYQWLHRIRLQLVECTRRTLQLEGLS